A DNA window from Flavisolibacter ginsenosidimutans contains the following coding sequences:
- a CDS encoding glycoside hydrolase family 127 protein — MKKIFLIALLNGSMLLASAQQSDYGIQAVNFTKVKLTDKFWLPRLKTNHSVTISASFARCENTGRVKNFEMAAARSGKFCTKFPFDDTDIYKTIEGASYSLSLFPDKKLAAYIDTLIQKIAAAQEPDGYLYTARTIDPAHPHPWSGMQRWEKERELSHELYNSGHLYEAAAAHYYATGKKSLLNVALKNADLVCATFGPDKKHTAPGHEIVEMGLVKLYRIAAKPEYLQTAKFFIEERGHDTHYDPKSKDEWKNGAYWQDNIPVVQQDEAIGHAVRACYLYSGVADVAALTGDRDLLNAIDSIWENMVSKKIYVNGGIGAVPSGERFGDDYELPNATAYNETCAAIANVFWNERMFLLHGDAKYVDVLEKSLYNAVLSGIGLDGKSFFYSNAMQVKDNFSHTALERSRAGWFECSCCPTNLVRLLPSVPGYMYAQKGNDVYVNLFASSTTTFNVHNKPVSIEQQNNYPWDGDLKFIVSPKTSDAFNLLVRVPGWAQNEVLASDLYRFSTADVTKPVIKINGQAIDYTVQKGYALLNRKWEKGDAVEVQLPMKTKLIQATANLKEDAGKVAVERGPLVYCAEGKDNDGKAANILLPASSSFQAEFENNLLNGVTVLKTTAPVLEVKNETSVATVNKPVILIPYYAWANRGEGEMMIWFPSRVKDVDVITVDNKEGSRPK; from the coding sequence ATGAAAAAAATCTTTCTGATTGCATTATTGAACGGGAGCATGCTTCTCGCTTCAGCGCAACAAAGTGATTACGGCATTCAAGCCGTGAACTTCACCAAGGTGAAACTAACGGACAAATTTTGGTTGCCGCGGTTGAAAACAAACCACAGCGTCACGATCTCTGCGTCATTTGCCCGTTGCGAAAACACGGGCCGCGTCAAAAATTTTGAAATGGCCGCGGCACGCAGCGGAAAGTTTTGCACCAAATTCCCCTTCGACGATACCGACATATACAAAACCATTGAAGGTGCATCGTATTCGCTTTCGCTCTTTCCAGATAAAAAGTTAGCAGCCTATATTGATACACTGATTCAAAAAATTGCTGCCGCACAAGAGCCTGATGGCTATCTCTACACCGCCCGAACAATCGACCCTGCGCATCCGCATCCCTGGTCGGGCATGCAACGCTGGGAAAAGGAAAGAGAGTTAAGCCACGAGTTATACAATTCCGGTCATTTGTACGAAGCGGCGGCCGCACATTACTACGCAACAGGCAAAAAATCCTTGCTCAACGTTGCGTTGAAAAATGCTGATTTAGTGTGTGCAACGTTTGGTCCCGACAAAAAACACACGGCACCCGGACACGAGATCGTAGAAATGGGTTTGGTAAAACTTTACCGCATTGCGGCCAAGCCTGAATACTTGCAAACCGCAAAATTCTTTATTGAAGAACGCGGACACGACACGCACTACGATCCAAAAAGTAAAGACGAATGGAAGAACGGCGCTTATTGGCAAGACAACATACCGGTTGTACAACAAGACGAAGCCATTGGCCATGCGGTGCGGGCCTGTTATCTCTACTCCGGTGTGGCAGACGTGGCTGCGCTTACGGGTGACAGGGATTTGTTGAACGCCATTGATTCCATTTGGGAGAACATGGTGTCGAAAAAGATTTACGTAAACGGCGGCATTGGTGCTGTGCCAAGCGGCGAACGCTTTGGCGATGATTACGAATTGCCCAACGCAACCGCTTACAACGAAACCTGTGCTGCGATTGCGAACGTGTTTTGGAACGAACGCATGTTTCTTTTGCACGGCGATGCGAAATACGTTGACGTGTTGGAAAAAAGTTTGTACAACGCGGTGCTTTCTGGCATTGGCCTCGACGGAAAAAGTTTTTTTTACAGCAACGCCATGCAGGTGAAAGATAACTTTTCGCACACTGCTTTGGAGAGAAGCCGTGCGGGCTGGTTTGAATGTTCTTGCTGTCCCACCAATCTTGTTCGTTTGCTGCCATCGGTGCCGGGTTATATGTACGCACAAAAGGGCAACGACGTTTACGTGAATCTTTTTGCGTCCAGTACAACCACATTCAATGTTCACAACAAGCCTGTGAGCATCGAGCAGCAAAACAATTATCCCTGGGACGGTGATTTAAAATTTATTGTCTCGCCAAAAACTTCCGATGCTTTCAATCTTCTCGTTCGCGTTCCGGGCTGGGCACAGAACGAAGTATTGGCTTCTGACCTTTACCGTTTTTCTACTGCCGATGTGACAAAACCCGTAATTAAAATAAACGGGCAAGCGATTGATTACACCGTGCAAAAAGGCTATGCCCTTTTAAACCGCAAATGGGAAAAAGGCGACGCGGTGGAAGTGCAGCTTCCGATGAAAACAAAGTTGATACAAGCAACCGCAAACTTGAAAGAAGATGCGGGCAAAGTTGCCGTTGAACGCGGGCCGTTGGTTTATTGCGCCGAAGGAAAAGACAACGACGGCAAAGCCGCAAACATTTTGCTGCCGGCTTCCTCATCATTTCAAGCGGAATTTGAAAATAATTTATTGAACGGTGTAACGGTATTGAAAACGACAGCACCGGTGTTAGAGGTAAAGAATGAAACGTCAGTGGCTACTGTGAACAAGCCGGTAATCTTAATACCTTATTATGCCTGGGCAAACAGAGGCGAAGGCGAAATGATGATTTGGTTTCCGAGCAGGGTGAAGGACGTTGATGTCATTACGGTTGACAACAAAGAAGGAAGCCGGCCGAAATAA
- a CDS encoding alpha-N-arabinofuranosidase — MNKILSALFLSFCFSSAVWAQQVQLTLNTADNKITISRFIYGHFSEHLGRCIYDGFWVGDSVKVPKKDRIRLDIVDALKRIQIPVLRWPGGCFADEYHWRDGVGPRAKRPKMVNTNWGGVTEDNSFGTNEFLELCSLLNCEPYISGNVGSGTVEEMDKWVEYLNFDGESPMANERKANGHPKPYNVHFWGIGNEAWGCGGNMTAEYYSDVFRRYASYCKNYPNARLSKVASGANSGDYHWTETLMKNVPHGMMWGVGLHYYTIPTGSWRNKGSATKFDEKEYFSTMKNCLRMEELVSKHSAIMDKYDSAKRVALAVDEWGIWTDVEPGTNPAFLYQQNSLRDALVAATTLNIFNNHADRVRLANLAQTVNVLQALVLTKGSQMLLTPTYYVFDLYKVHQDAKLVPVKFESPDYTNGDAKIPALNVSASKDSTGALHISLVNLDPAKNISLQTSLDGAWKNVSGRIITSEKLTDINTFEQQKKVIAAAFNGAKLSANKLSIELPAKSIVTLELR; from the coding sequence ATGAATAAAATTCTCTCTGCTCTCTTTTTGTCCTTCTGTTTTTCTTCCGCTGTTTGGGCGCAACAAGTTCAACTGACATTAAACACCGCCGATAACAAAATCACCATCAGTCGTTTCATTTACGGTCATTTTTCCGAGCATTTGGGCCGATGCATTTATGACGGTTTCTGGGTTGGCGATTCGGTGAAGGTTCCGAAAAAAGACCGCATTCGTTTAGACATCGTTGATGCATTAAAGCGCATTCAGATACCCGTTCTTCGCTGGCCTGGCGGTTGCTTTGCCGACGAATACCATTGGCGCGACGGCGTTGGCCCAAGAGCAAAACGACCAAAGATGGTAAACACAAACTGGGGCGGCGTAACGGAAGACAACAGCTTTGGTACGAATGAATTTTTGGAACTCTGTTCTCTTTTGAATTGCGAGCCTTACATCTCTGGCAACGTAGGCAGCGGCACCGTTGAAGAAATGGACAAGTGGGTGGAATATCTCAACTTCGACGGCGAAAGCCCGATGGCGAACGAACGCAAAGCGAACGGCCATCCAAAGCCGTACAACGTTCACTTCTGGGGCATTGGCAACGAAGCCTGGGGCTGCGGTGGCAACATGACGGCTGAATATTATTCTGATGTTTTCAGACGTTATGCGTCCTATTGTAAAAACTATCCGAACGCACGGTTGAGCAAAGTAGCCAGCGGCGCCAACTCCGGCGATTATCATTGGACGGAAACGCTGATGAAAAATGTTCCGCACGGCATGATGTGGGGTGTTGGTTTGCATTATTACACAATCCCAACTGGCAGTTGGCGCAATAAAGGCTCCGCAACAAAGTTTGACGAGAAAGAATATTTCAGCACCATGAAAAATTGTTTGCGCATGGAAGAACTCGTGAGCAAGCATTCCGCCATTATGGACAAATACGACAGCGCAAAAAGAGTGGCGCTGGCCGTTGACGAATGGGGCATCTGGACGGATGTTGAACCCGGCACCAATCCCGCTTTTCTTTACCAGCAAAACAGTTTGCGCGATGCTTTGGTAGCGGCGACAACACTGAACATTTTTAATAACCATGCTGACAGGGTTCGTCTTGCCAACCTTGCCCAAACGGTTAACGTATTGCAGGCATTGGTGTTAACTAAAGGCTCACAGATGTTGCTTACGCCGACTTACTACGTGTTTGATTTGTACAAAGTGCATCAGGACGCGAAGTTGGTTCCGGTGAAATTTGAAAGTCCTGATTATACAAACGGCGATGCAAAAATTCCGGCGCTCAACGTTTCAGCATCGAAAGATTCAACGGGTGCTTTGCACATTTCGTTGGTGAACCTTGATCCAGCCAAAAACATTTCACTGCAAACATCGTTGGACGGTGCTTGGAAAAATGTATCCGGGCGAATCATCACGTCGGAAAAACTTACCGACATTAACACGTTTGAGCAGCAGAAGAAAGTGATTGCAGCGGCGTTTAACGGTGCAAAGCTTTCGGCCAATAAATTAAGCATCGAGTTGCCGGCGAAAAGCATCGTGACGTTGGAGTTGAGATAG
- a CDS encoding glycosyl hydrolase: MLKRIFFFASTIFFLQTNAQLQWPSITTTTKPWTRWWWEGSAVNKKDLTWNLEQYQKAGLGGVEVTPIYQVYGHEAESINFLSPQWMDVFKHTLTEAKRLGLGVDLANATGWPFGGPWVKDEDASKTVYYKTYSLNAGESLNDLIQYKQEALVRTANNKPANIDNIKQPVSANKNLQDLALDQIVYPGLLPLQALMAYDEKATAIDLTSKVDKNGKLNWTAPQGKWTLYALFVGLHGKMVERAAPGGEGYAIDHFSAKAAKDYFQKFDDAFKGLNLSGLRAFFNDSYEVDDARGQANWTPLFFEEFKKRRGYDLREQLPALFGKDDKEKNARVLYDYRATIDELLLQNFTEEWKKWGASKGAMVRNQSHGSPANTLDLYNAVDIPETEGTDILRFKFATSVANVGGKPLASSESCTWLNEHFLSSWADVKKAIDLYFLGGVNHIFYHGTAYSPKDAPWPGWLFYAAVHFQPVNPQWKDFGTLNQYIARVQSFLQKGKPDNDVLLYYPIIDRYSQTGGELLQHFDGMERNFTGTDFEKVSEWMMEKGYGFDFFSDRQLQKFTSAGSAVQTGGNNYQTILLPANKLIADASFEKIIALAKSGATVLVYKNMPADIPGWNKLDARRKTFQSLLSQLSFKDSGKIKKAAIGKGAFVVSDDMEALMEAGKVRREHLDEKGLSLIRRKNNDGTIYFIDNRGAKAVNEWIPLSATASAVALFEPMFGKTGLAQWRKANNGIEVLVQLQPSESVIVQTYNASKAGAKFPYLKTAGDAQTIGSSWTLEFLNGGPTLPAKATLSKLDSWTELSDAAKAFSGTAKYTTTFAKPSGNAKTYLLDLGTVHETAEVFLNGKKLATLIGPLFQTIILATDLKATNTLEIVVANLMANRISYMDKNNLSWKIFYNTNMPARKRENVKNGLFDASSWKPLPSGLLGPVTVTPVVSE, encoded by the coding sequence ATGCTTAAACGAATCTTCTTTTTCGCTTCAACAATTTTCTTTCTCCAAACAAATGCTCAACTGCAATGGCCTTCGATTACAACTACCACCAAACCCTGGACACGCTGGTGGTGGGAGGGAAGTGCAGTAAACAAAAAAGACCTCACCTGGAATTTGGAACAATACCAAAAGGCCGGTTTAGGCGGTGTGGAAGTAACGCCAATCTACCAAGTCTACGGTCACGAAGCCGAGTCAATCAATTTCCTTTCGCCGCAATGGATGGACGTGTTTAAACACACGCTAACTGAAGCCAAGCGTTTGGGCCTTGGCGTTGATTTGGCCAATGCAACCGGCTGGCCTTTCGGTGGGCCTTGGGTGAAGGACGAAGACGCGAGCAAAACGGTTTATTACAAAACGTATTCGTTGAACGCCGGTGAAAGTTTGAACGATCTAATTCAATACAAGCAAGAAGCCTTGGTGCGCACGGCCAACAACAAACCGGCAAACATTGATAACATTAAACAACCCGTTTCGGCCAATAAAAATTTGCAAGACCTTGCGCTTGACCAAATCGTTTATCCCGGTCTTCTTCCGTTGCAGGCATTGATGGCTTACGATGAAAAGGCAACAGCGATTGATTTGACAAGCAAGGTTGACAAAAATGGAAAATTGAACTGGACTGCGCCGCAAGGCAAGTGGACATTGTATGCTTTGTTTGTGGGCTTGCACGGCAAAATGGTTGAACGTGCCGCACCTGGGGGTGAAGGTTATGCCATTGACCATTTCTCTGCGAAAGCGGCAAAAGATTATTTCCAAAAATTTGACGATGCTTTTAAAGGACTAAATCTTTCCGGCCTTCGTGCCTTCTTCAACGACTCTTATGAAGTAGACGATGCACGCGGTCAAGCCAATTGGACGCCACTCTTCTTTGAAGAATTTAAAAAGCGCAGAGGCTACGACCTGCGTGAGCAATTGCCGGCTTTGTTCGGAAAAGACGATAAGGAAAAGAACGCAAGAGTATTGTACGATTACCGCGCAACGATAGACGAATTGCTCCTGCAAAACTTTACCGAAGAATGGAAGAAGTGGGGCGCTTCAAAAGGGGCGATGGTACGCAACCAATCACACGGATCGCCGGCCAACACGCTTGATTTGTACAACGCCGTTGATATTCCCGAAACCGAAGGCACCGATATTTTGCGTTTCAAGTTTGCCACATCGGTTGCAAACGTGGGCGGTAAACCGTTGGCTTCGTCTGAATCCTGTACGTGGTTAAACGAACATTTTTTGTCGTCGTGGGCCGATGTGAAAAAAGCAATTGACCTTTATTTTCTCGGTGGCGTGAATCATATTTTTTATCATGGCACGGCTTACTCACCAAAAGATGCGCCTTGGCCGGGATGGCTGTTTTATGCGGCCGTTCATTTTCAACCGGTCAATCCGCAATGGAAAGATTTTGGTACGCTAAATCAGTACATTGCAAGAGTGCAATCTTTCCTGCAAAAAGGAAAGCCCGACAACGACGTGTTGTTGTATTATCCCATCATTGATCGCTATTCGCAAACCGGTGGCGAATTGTTGCAGCACTTCGACGGCATGGAAAGAAATTTCACCGGCACCGATTTTGAAAAAGTATCGGAGTGGATGATGGAAAAGGGTTACGGTTTTGATTTTTTTTCCGATAGACAACTGCAAAAGTTTACCAGCGCGGGTTCGGCCGTGCAAACCGGCGGTAACAACTATCAAACAATTTTGCTTCCCGCGAATAAATTAATTGCCGACGCTTCCTTTGAAAAAATAATTGCGTTAGCAAAAAGCGGCGCAACGGTTTTAGTTTATAAGAACATGCCTGCTGATATTCCCGGTTGGAACAAATTGGATGCAAGAAGAAAAACGTTTCAGTCGCTTCTGTCCCAATTGTCTTTTAAGGATAGTGGCAAAATAAAAAAGGCCGCCATCGGCAAAGGCGCTTTCGTTGTGAGCGATGATATGGAAGCGTTGATGGAAGCAGGCAAAGTAAGACGCGAACATCTTGATGAGAAAGGCCTGTCGCTCATTCGCAGAAAGAACAACGATGGAACGATTTACTTTATTGACAACCGCGGGGCCAAAGCCGTGAACGAATGGATTCCGTTAAGCGCAACTGCTTCAGCGGTTGCTTTGTTCGAACCCATGTTTGGCAAAACAGGTTTGGCGCAATGGCGCAAAGCGAACAACGGCATTGAGGTGCTGGTGCAACTGCAACCTTCCGAATCGGTCATTGTTCAAACTTACAATGCTTCAAAAGCAGGTGCAAAATTTCCCTATCTCAAAACAGCCGGCGATGCACAAACAATCGGCTCATCGTGGACGCTGGAATTCTTAAATGGTGGCCCGACGCTTCCCGCGAAAGCAACGCTGAGCAAACTTGATTCGTGGACGGAATTGAGTGACGCCGCAAAAGCTTTTTCCGGTACGGCTAAATACACAACAACGTTTGCAAAACCTTCGGGTAACGCAAAGACGTACTTACTTGATTTAGGCACCGTGCACGAAACCGCTGAAGTATTTTTGAACGGAAAGAAATTGGCTACGTTGATCGGTCCATTGTTTCAAACAATCATTTTAGCAACGGATTTAAAAGCAACGAACACATTGGAAATTGTTGTAGCCAACCTGATGGCGAACCGCATCAGTTACATGGACAAGAACAATCTTTCCTGGAAGATTTTTTACAACACCAACATGCCCGCACGCAAACGCGAAAACGTGAAGAATGGTTTGTTTGATGCGTCTTCGTGGAAGCCTTTGCCTTCGGGGTTATTGGGGCCTGTAACGGTAACGCCAGTCGTGAGCGAATAA
- a CDS encoding oligogalacturonate lyase family protein gives MFAQPVLETGGQKMPDEWTDKDTHHKVVRLTRNGGSNMSFYFHNNPFVGNKMVYYSSNANAAKTDQKLESYDAALSRNKQLWLLDLDSKKMEQLTFQASPMNGEIVNNKSGDVYYQIKDSVWCVNALTKTNRLVYVFPKNFQAGITTVNADNTLLAGVWNEDKEKELFKEHPNKSDYFNVIYEARLPRTLFTVNIKTGELKKIFTDSAWLNHVQFSSTDPSLLMFCHEGPWHKVDRIWTININTKEKRLMHKRTMNMEIAGHEWFEPDGKRIWFDLQQPRSTKFFVAGTDVKTGDEKKYELTRDEWSIHYNISPDEKFFCGDGGNDTQVAKAKDGMWIYFFKPEGDHFASTRLVNMKHHNYHLEPNVHFSPDGKWIIFRANFEGIENVYAAEIAEHK, from the coding sequence GTGTTTGCACAACCCGTATTGGAAACCGGCGGACAGAAAATGCCGGATGAGTGGACCGACAAAGACACGCACCACAAAGTTGTGAGACTTACACGCAACGGTGGAAGCAACATGAGCTTTTACTTTCACAACAATCCCTTTGTGGGCAATAAAATGGTTTATTACAGCAGCAACGCCAACGCTGCAAAAACAGATCAAAAGCTGGAATCTTACGATGCTGCGCTCTCGCGGAACAAGCAATTATGGCTGCTCGACCTGGATTCCAAAAAAATGGAGCAATTGACTTTTCAGGCATCGCCCATGAACGGCGAGATTGTGAACAACAAAAGCGGCGATGTTTACTACCAAATCAAAGACAGCGTTTGGTGCGTGAACGCTTTGACAAAGACGAACAGACTGGTGTATGTTTTCCCCAAAAATTTCCAGGCCGGCATTACCACTGTAAATGCCGACAACACGTTGCTTGCGGGTGTTTGGAACGAAGACAAGGAAAAGGAACTTTTTAAAGAGCATCCGAACAAGAGCGATTACTTCAACGTGATTTACGAAGCAAGGCTGCCGCGAACCTTGTTCACTGTGAACATAAAAACGGGCGAACTAAAAAAGATTTTTACCGACAGTGCCTGGCTCAATCACGTACAATTTTCGTCTACCGATCCTTCGCTGCTTATGTTTTGTCACGAAGGGCCCTGGCACAAGGTTGACCGCATCTGGACCATCAACATCAACACCAAAGAAAAAAGGTTGATGCACAAACGCACGATGAACATGGAGATTGCGGGTCACGAATGGTTTGAACCCGATGGCAAACGCATTTGGTTTGATTTGCAACAGCCCCGCAGCACAAAGTTTTTTGTGGCCGGAACGGATGTGAAAACAGGCGACGAAAAAAAGTACGAACTAACACGCGATGAATGGTCTATTCACTACAACATTTCGCCGGATGAAAAATTCTTTTGTGGTGACGGCGGCAACGACACGCAAGTAGCCAAGGCAAAAGACGGCATGTGGATTTATTTTTTCAAACCCGAAGGCGATCATTTTGCTTCGACGCGGTTGGTGAACATGAAGCACCACAATTATCATTTGGAACCGAATGTGCATTTTAGTCCAGATGGCAAATGGATAATTTTCCGCGCCAATTTTGAGGGCATTGAAAATGTGTATGCCGCGGAGATTGCGGAACACAAATAA
- a CDS encoding RNA recognition motif domain-containing protein, whose amino-acid sequence MNIYVARFDIEWKNKDLETLFTPFGEVKSAAIEMDAFTDKSRGFGYVEMPDDEQARTAIAALDQTTVSSYQITVQEAEPKEQKRGSYKVGGGSINPYRFKKN is encoded by the coding sequence ATGAATATTTACGTTGCCCGCTTCGACATAGAATGGAAAAACAAGGATCTCGAAACACTTTTTACACCGTTTGGCGAGGTCAAATCAGCCGCCATTGAAATGGATGCTTTTACGGACAAGTCCCGGGGATTTGGCTACGTGGAAATGCCCGACGACGAACAAGCCAGAACGGCAATTGCTGCATTGGATCAAACGACCGTAAGCAGTTATCAAATTACCGTACAGGAAGCAGAGCCGAAAGAACAAAAAAGAGGTTCGTATAAAGTAGGCGGCGGCTCCATTAATCCCTACCGGTTTAAGAAAAACTGA
- a CDS encoding DEAD/DEAH box helicase, giving the protein MLFDQIGLTPPLLKALKQEGYTTPTPIQHQAIPHALAGKDILGLAQTGTGKTAAFALPILQKLSAQALGNGYRYTRALILTPTRELALQISESFASYGRYTGLKHEVIFGGVPQTPQTLALRDGVDVLIATPGRLLDLMNQGYVYLDYLETFVLDEADRMLDMGFIHDVKRIIKILPAQRQTMLFSATMPPQITQLASSLLHQPVRVEVTPVSSTAEKIEQSVYFIPKQYKQSLLVHLLSEKNIQRTLVFTRTKHGADKIAKQLKKANIQADAIHGNKSQAARQNALVNFKRGKLKVLVATDIAARGIDVDALEHVINYDLPDVAETYVHRIGRTGRAGASGTAISFCDGKEEMSNLRSINKLIGLKIPAVAHPFEG; this is encoded by the coding sequence ATGTTATTCGATCAAATTGGTTTGACGCCGCCCTTACTGAAGGCGCTCAAACAAGAGGGTTATACAACACCCACACCCATTCAGCATCAAGCCATACCCCATGCGTTAGCTGGAAAGGATATTTTAGGCCTTGCGCAAACAGGTACCGGAAAAACAGCGGCCTTTGCGCTACCCATCCTGCAAAAACTAAGTGCACAGGCATTGGGCAACGGCTATAGGTACACGAGAGCCTTGATTCTTACGCCCACTCGCGAACTGGCGCTTCAGATAAGCGAAAGTTTTGCAAGCTATGGCCGCTATACTGGCCTGAAGCACGAAGTGATCTTTGGCGGTGTTCCGCAAACCCCACAAACGCTTGCCCTGCGCGACGGTGTTGACGTGTTGATTGCAACACCCGGCCGCCTTCTCGACCTGATGAATCAAGGTTATGTTTACCTTGATTACCTGGAAACTTTCGTCCTCGACGAAGCTGACCGCATGTTAGACATGGGCTTTATTCACGACGTAAAAAGAATCATCAAAATCCTGCCGGCGCAAAGACAGACAATGTTGTTCTCGGCCACCATGCCGCCGCAGATTACACAACTGGCTTCCTCGCTTTTGCATCAACCGGTGAGAGTAGAAGTAACGCCTGTTTCGTCAACAGCCGAAAAAATTGAGCAGTCGGTTTACTTTATTCCGAAGCAATACAAGCAATCATTGTTGGTGCATCTGCTGAGCGAAAAAAACATTCAGCGGACGCTGGTGTTTACCCGTACAAAGCACGGTGCCGACAAGATTGCAAAACAATTAAAGAAGGCAAATATTCAGGCCGATGCCATTCACGGCAACAAGTCGCAGGCGGCCCGACAAAATGCCCTGGTAAACTTCAAAAGAGGAAAATTGAAAGTATTGGTGGCAACTGATATCGCAGCAAGAGGCATTGACGTGGATGCACTGGAACACGTTATTAATTATGATTTGCCCGATGTAGCGGAAACTTATGTGCATCGCATTGGCAGAACCGGACGAGCCGGCGCCAGCGGCACAGCAATCTCTTTCTGCGACGGAAAAGAAGAAATGAGCAACCTCCGAAGCATCAACAAACTTATTGGTTTAAAAATACCTGCGGTGGCGCATCCTTTCGAAGGCTAA
- a CDS encoding acyl-ACP desaturase translates to MTHYTPTSNELQKNIEVISAMEAMASEAVDSYLVEAETAWQPSDFLPEMSSPDAIKEIRELQERASGLPPEVITSLVGNMITEEALPTYTTYFNLIKGVNDEGNIASDKGWVKWSRRWTAEENRHGDLLNKYLYLSGRADMKQVEITIHNLLANGFDPRTEGDPYQAFIYTSFQERATKISHVNTGKLADKDGDAVLSRICKTIAGDEARHEKAYKTFMAKIFEIDPNGALLAFEKMMKKQIAMPAIMMDTAPVDNLFTRFSAITQKMGIYTTFDYAAIIKHLTQLWKVETLTGLTDYAAKAQDYLSDLAERYRKIAERMKEPETVKLAWLVS, encoded by the coding sequence ATGACACATTATACACCCACATCGAACGAACTTCAAAAAAACATCGAAGTCATTTCGGCCATGGAAGCAATGGCTTCCGAAGCCGTAGATTCATATCTTGTTGAGGCCGAAACAGCTTGGCAACCGTCTGATTTTTTGCCGGAAATGAGTTCGCCGGATGCGATAAAAGAAATCCGGGAATTGCAGGAAAGAGCTTCCGGCTTACCCCCTGAAGTCATTACTTCCTTAGTTGGCAACATGATTACCGAAGAAGCTTTGCCAACTTATACGACTTACTTTAACCTTATCAAAGGCGTGAACGATGAAGGAAACATTGCATCGGACAAAGGTTGGGTAAAATGGTCGCGCCGCTGGACGGCTGAAGAAAACCGTCACGGTGACCTTTTAAACAAATATCTCTATCTCTCCGGCCGTGCCGACATGAAGCAAGTGGAGATTACCATTCACAACCTGTTGGCCAACGGTTTTGATCCGCGTACCGAAGGCGATCCTTACCAGGCTTTCATTTATACATCGTTTCAGGAAAGGGCGACGAAAATTTCGCACGTGAATACGGGCAAACTGGCCGACAAAGATGGCGATGCCGTCTTGTCGAGAATTTGCAAAACCATTGCCGGCGACGAGGCACGCCACGAGAAAGCCTACAAGACGTTCATGGCAAAGATTTTTGAAATTGATCCAAACGGTGCGTTGCTGGCTTTTGAAAAGATGATGAAAAAGCAAATTGCCATGCCCGCTATCATGATGGATACTGCGCCTGTTGACAATCTCTTTACACGGTTCTCTGCCATTACGCAGAAAATGGGTATTTACACAACCTTCGACTATGCTGCCATCATCAAACACCTGACGCAGTTATGGAAGGTGGAAACATTAACCGGACTCACCGATTATGCGGCAAAAGCACAAGATTATCTTAGTGATTTAGCCGAACGCTACCGAAAAATTGCCGAACGCATGAAGGAGCCGGAAACGGTAAAGCTGGCTTGGCTCGTCTCCTGA